One Rhizobiales bacterium GAS188 DNA window includes the following coding sequences:
- a CDS encoding PAS domain S-box-containing protein/diguanylate cyclase (GGDEF) domain-containing protein has translation MGRMKHSACAPRGRTGQTPRRGRRKSSDSAKLAVIETALEHLNQGFCIFDREHKLVICNDRYINMYRLPAELKRPGTPLRLILERRFDIGVNDSEDREACIRDWTQAVSAKTTTKTMVRFKDGRVLCRDHLPLSDGGFVSIFEDVTEGLRTANDLDRMQSFLDSVIANIPAMVVVKEVRERRCLLVNKSAEEFLGISREEMIGKTVYDFLPRADAELIDRQDDAALQARDDLTIYQTTAHTRRAGLRQLNAKRVVIRDQQGLPRFLMLVAEDVTDRLETERALDRTQSFLDTIIENVPAILFVKDVQGRYTLVNRAAEKFFGAPRDEMIGKNAGDIYVKAQADDIAARDAEALQSPEALTINEHSLDTPGSGLRHVISKRLVLRDPNGNPQSMLVLVEDQTERLEREGELDRARTFLDAIIENIPMSITVKSAAELRYRTINRAAEKLLGMPRDKVIGAKCFDLFPADLAGTIHASDREALRAGGEVLTHESSAFSEPGAERIRAVRRLAINGADGQPQFLLTMGEDITERKRAIERIEFMAHHDPLTQLPNRATFHEHLARMFGEASNSGKGFAVLCIDVDRFKEVNDVFGHAVGDEFLKAVSERLRRAAEGAFLARLGGDEFTLITACGPQPALAEALVERMFEMASGDVEIQGHQIRIGLSVGVSMYPADATDASTLLSNADTALYRAKKEGRGTVRFYDVEMDRRTREHHALQHDLRLGIGRDELVLHYQPQARMGGEIIGFEALIRWLHPKRGLISPGSFIPAAEENGLIVAIGEWTLREACREAASWGMPLQVALNLSPVQFRHGDLPSLVHRVLLETGLNPNRLELEITESALIGDFARALSILRRLKALGVRIAMDDFGTGYSSLSYLQSFPFDKIKIDRSFIMNLMTSPQSATIVRAVIGLARGLDLPVIAEGVETQDQLAFLAREACDEVQGYLIGRPRPIDDYAALVGAAPATAQPASSVG, from the coding sequence ATGGGTCGGATGAAGCATAGCGCCTGCGCTCCGAGGGGACGGACCGGGCAGACACCTCGTCGAGGCCGTCGCAAATCATCCGATAGCGCCAAGCTTGCAGTGATCGAGACGGCGCTCGAGCATCTCAATCAAGGCTTCTGCATATTCGACCGGGAGCATAAGCTCGTCATCTGCAATGATCGCTATATCAACATGTATAGGTTGCCCGCCGAGCTGAAGCGTCCGGGCACGCCGCTGCGCCTGATCCTCGAGCGCAGATTCGACATTGGGGTTAACGATTCCGAAGATCGCGAAGCCTGCATCCGCGACTGGACGCAAGCGGTAAGCGCCAAGACCACAACCAAGACGATGGTGAGGTTCAAGGACGGCAGGGTGCTGTGCCGCGATCACCTGCCGCTATCGGATGGCGGATTCGTCTCGATCTTCGAGGACGTGACGGAGGGGCTGCGAACCGCGAACGATCTCGATCGGATGCAGAGCTTCCTCGATTCGGTGATCGCCAATATTCCGGCAATGGTGGTCGTGAAGGAAGTGCGGGAACGTCGTTGCCTTCTCGTCAACAAATCCGCCGAAGAGTTCCTTGGCATTTCTCGCGAGGAGATGATCGGGAAGACGGTCTACGACTTCCTCCCGAGGGCGGATGCCGAGCTCATCGACAGGCAGGACGACGCCGCCCTGCAAGCGCGAGACGACCTCACGATCTACCAGACGACGGCACATACGAGACGTGCCGGCCTGCGCCAGTTGAACGCGAAAAGGGTGGTGATCCGCGACCAACAGGGATTGCCGCGCTTCTTGATGCTGGTGGCCGAGGATGTGACGGACCGCCTGGAGACCGAAAGAGCGCTCGATCGCACCCAGAGCTTTCTCGACACGATCATCGAGAATGTCCCGGCCATCCTGTTCGTGAAGGACGTGCAGGGGCGCTACACTCTGGTCAACCGAGCAGCCGAAAAATTCTTCGGCGCGCCGCGTGACGAGATGATCGGCAAGAATGCCGGCGACATCTATGTCAAGGCTCAAGCCGACGACATCGCGGCGCGCGACGCCGAGGCCTTGCAGTCGCCAGAGGCCCTGACGATCAACGAACACTCGCTGGACACGCCTGGTTCGGGCTTGCGTCACGTCATCAGCAAGAGGCTCGTCCTGCGGGATCCGAACGGCAATCCCCAATCGATGCTCGTCCTCGTCGAGGACCAGACCGAGCGCCTCGAGCGGGAAGGCGAGCTCGATCGTGCGCGGACCTTTCTCGATGCGATCATCGAGAACATCCCCATGTCGATCACCGTGAAGAGCGCGGCAGAACTCCGATATCGCACGATCAACCGGGCTGCCGAGAAGCTGCTTGGCATGCCGCGCGACAAAGTGATCGGCGCGAAGTGCTTCGATCTATTTCCGGCGGATCTGGCGGGAACAATCCACGCTTCCGACCGGGAGGCACTCCGCGCCGGTGGCGAGGTGCTGACGCATGAATCGTCCGCCTTCTCCGAGCCCGGCGCCGAGCGCATACGCGCCGTAAGGAGGCTCGCGATCAATGGTGCCGACGGACAGCCGCAATTCTTGCTGACCATGGGCGAGGACATTACCGAGCGCAAACGTGCCATCGAACGCATCGAGTTCATGGCGCATCATGATCCTCTGACCCAGCTGCCGAACCGCGCGACCTTTCATGAGCATCTGGCGCGCATGTTCGGCGAAGCTTCGAATTCAGGGAAAGGTTTTGCGGTCCTGTGCATCGATGTCGACCGCTTCAAGGAGGTCAACGACGTCTTCGGCCACGCAGTCGGAGATGAGTTCCTGAAGGCGGTCTCCGAACGCCTGCGGAGGGCAGCGGAAGGGGCATTCCTGGCGCGTCTCGGCGGTGACGAATTCACCTTGATCACGGCCTGCGGGCCGCAGCCGGCGCTGGCCGAAGCCTTGGTCGAGCGGATGTTCGAAATGGCCTCGGGCGATGTCGAGATCCAGGGCCACCAGATCCGTATCGGCCTCAGCGTCGGAGTGTCGATGTATCCGGCCGACGCCACCGATGCCAGCACCCTGCTCAGCAATGCGGATACGGCGCTCTATCGGGCGAAGAAGGAGGGGCGCGGCACGGTTCGTTTCTACGATGTGGAGATGGATCGGCGCACCCGCGAGCATCATGCCCTGCAGCATGATCTGCGCTTGGGTATCGGCCGTGACGAGCTCGTGCTGCATTATCAGCCGCAGGCCCGGATGGGGGGCGAGATCATCGGCTTCGAGGCCTTGATCCGCTGGCTGCATCCGAAGCGCGGCCTGATTTCGCCGGGCAGCTTCATTCCGGCCGCCGAGGAAAACGGGCTGATCGTGGCGATCGGCGAATGGACGTTGCGCGAGGCCTGCCGCGAGGCGGCGTCATGGGGGATGCCGCTGCAGGTCGCCCTCAACCTGTCGCCGGTGCAGTTCCGCCACGGCGACCTGCCGAGCCTCGTGCACCGCGTGCTGCTGGAGACGGGCCTCAACCCCAATCGCCTCGAGCTCGAAATCACCGAGAGTGCCTTGATCGGCGATTTCGCGCGCGCTTTGTCCATCCTGCGCCGGCTGAAGGCGCTCGGCGTCAGGATCGCCATGGATGATTTCGGGACGGGATACTCATCCTTGTCCTATCTGCAGTCCTTCCCCTTCGACAAGATCAAGATCGATCGCAGCTTCATCATGAACCTCATGACCAGCCCGCAATCGGCGACGATCGTGCGCGCCGTGATCGGCCTGGCGCGCGGCCTCGACTTGCCGGTCATCGCCGAAGGGGTCGAGACGCAAGACCAGCTCGCCTTCCTGGCGCGCGAGGCCTGTGACGAGGTGCAGGGTTACCTGATCGGCCGGCCGCGTCCGATCGACGATTATGCGGCGCTCGTCGGCGCGGCGCCGGCGACGGCGCAGCCGGCTTCGTCGGTGGGGTAG